From the Gallaecimonas mangrovi genome, one window contains:
- a CDS encoding DUF485 domain-containing protein: MDHPLYEKIHSSKRFQDMVVRRERFAWVLSAIMLVIYFAFILIIAFSPQTFAKPIFAGSVVTWGIPVGLGVIISAFVLTGIYVRRSNREFDAENESVIEEAKK; this comes from the coding sequence ATGGACCATCCGCTATACGAAAAAATACACAGCAGCAAGCGATTTCAGGACATGGTGGTGCGTAGGGAGCGCTTCGCATGGGTTTTATCAGCCATTATGCTGGTGATCTACTTCGCCTTCATCTTGATTATTGCCTTTAGCCCGCAAACCTTTGCCAAACCTATCTTTGCCGGTTCCGTTGTTACTTGGGGGATCCCCGTTGGCCTGGGCGTCATTATTAGCGCCTTTGTGTTAACCGGGATATACGTGCGCCGTTCTAACCGCGAATTCGATGCAGAAAATGAGTCTGTTATCGAGGAGGCGAAAAAATGA
- a CDS encoding cation acetate symporter, with protein MKIRLLIPAALFMLPQLALAADAIEGAVKKQPLNVEAIVMFLVFVALTLGITYWAAKNTKSTSDYYAAGGGITGFQNGLAIAGDYMSAASFLGISGLVYLSGFDGLIYSIGFLVGWPLILFLIAERLRNLGRYTFADVASYRLKQKPIRTLAACGSLAVVALYLIAQMVGAGKLIQLLFGLPYHYAVVLVGVLMVLYVSFGGMLATTWVQVIKAVLLLCGATFMALMVLYYVGFNPSHLFEESVKVHPKGEAIMAPGGLVSDPVSAISLGIALMFGTAGLPHILMRFFTVSDAKEARKSVFFATGFIGYFYILTFIIGFGAILLVSTNAEFKDAAGALLGGNNMAAVHLSKAVGGDLFYGFISAVAFATILAVVSGLTLAGASAVSHDLYASVFRHGEASEREELKVSRLATIALGVVAIVLGIAFEKQNIAFMVGLAFAIAASTNFPVLFLSMYWSKLTTRGAKIGGWLGLITAVTLVIIGPTVWVAVLGFAEPIFPYKYPALFSVVVAFVGTWFFSITDKSEAASEERARFVPQFVRCHTGVGATGAVEH; from the coding sequence ATGAAGATACGACTTCTGATACCCGCCGCGTTATTTATGCTACCTCAGCTTGCCTTGGCGGCAGACGCCATTGAAGGGGCAGTAAAAAAACAACCGCTCAATGTTGAAGCCATTGTGATGTTCCTGGTGTTCGTTGCCCTGACCTTGGGCATCACCTACTGGGCGGCTAAAAACACCAAAAGCACCTCTGATTACTACGCTGCCGGGGGCGGCATTACCGGCTTTCAAAATGGCCTAGCCATTGCCGGTGACTATATGTCTGCCGCCTCTTTCCTCGGGATCTCTGGGCTCGTTTATTTGTCGGGCTTTGACGGCCTTATCTATTCCATTGGTTTCTTGGTGGGCTGGCCACTGATTTTGTTTTTGATTGCCGAGAGGCTTCGAAACCTAGGCCGCTATACCTTTGCCGACGTCGCCTCTTACCGGCTCAAGCAAAAGCCCATTCGTACCCTTGCCGCTTGCGGTTCGCTGGCGGTGGTGGCGCTTTATTTGATTGCGCAGATGGTTGGCGCCGGTAAGCTCATCCAGCTGCTGTTTGGCCTGCCCTACCACTACGCCGTGGTATTGGTTGGGGTACTCATGGTGCTGTATGTATCCTTTGGCGGCATGCTGGCAACAACCTGGGTACAAGTTATAAAAGCGGTATTACTGCTCTGTGGCGCTACCTTTATGGCGCTGATGGTGCTCTACTACGTTGGCTTTAACCCATCGCACCTTTTCGAAGAATCAGTCAAAGTACACCCGAAAGGCGAAGCCATTATGGCCCCTGGCGGCTTGGTGTCTGACCCGGTGTCAGCGATTTCCTTAGGTATCGCGCTGATGTTTGGTACCGCCGGTTTGCCTCATATTCTGATGCGCTTTTTCACCGTGAGTGACGCTAAAGAAGCGCGTAAATCGGTGTTCTTTGCCACCGGCTTTATCGGTTACTTCTACATTCTTACTTTCATTATCGGCTTTGGTGCCATCTTGCTGGTATCAACCAATGCCGAATTTAAAGACGCCGCTGGCGCGCTGCTCGGTGGCAATAACATGGCCGCAGTGCACCTTTCCAAAGCAGTAGGTGGCGACCTGTTCTACGGCTTTATCTCGGCTGTTGCCTTTGCCACCATCTTGGCGGTGGTATCGGGCCTAACCCTGGCTGGGGCCTCAGCGGTGTCCCATGACCTTTATGCCAGTGTGTTCCGCCACGGTGAAGCGTCTGAACGTGAAGAGCTTAAAGTGTCGCGCCTGGCGACCATTGCCTTAGGGGTGGTGGCTATCGTGCTTGGCATCGCCTTTGAGAAGCAAAACATTGCCTTCATGGTTGGCCTTGCCTTCGCTATTGCCGCTTCAACCAACTTTCCTGTGCTGTTCTTGTCCATGTACTGGTCAAAACTCACCACCCGTGGCGCCAAAATCGGTGGCTGGCTGGGCCTTATTACCGCCGTCACCTTAGTGATCATTGGTCCGACGGTATGGGTGGCAGTGCTGGGCTTTGCTGAACCTATCTTCCCGTACAAATACCCTGCCCTGTTCTCGGTGGTGGTGGCCTTTGTCGGAACCTGGTTCTTTAGCATTACCGACAAATCCGAAGCGGCGTCTGAGGAACGTGCCCGCTTTGTTCCTCAGTTTGTTCGCTGCCATACCGGCGTTGGTGCAACTGGGGCTGTTGAGCACTGA